In Palaemon carinicauda isolate YSFRI2023 chromosome 28, ASM3689809v2, whole genome shotgun sequence, a single genomic region encodes these proteins:
- the LOC137621674 gene encoding boophilin-G2-like, whose product MEIYLVFMSAISFVSAFRGATIAGEVTNEIEVNCHSPMEEGKCSGQEEAWYYVRDLNRCYFFVYSGCGGNGNRFTSKDNCEAACMSFPKCPDIDCPKSCTKAKDAEGCDVCACTKDEADVVCTYKANGGFCRALQHQWAWDAEQKKCDRFVYGGCGGNENNFKTEEACNKICNRLL is encoded by the exons ATGGAAATTTACTTAGTGTTTATGTCCGCAATTTCCTTCGTTTCTGCCTTTCGTGGGGCCACTATCGCAG GCGAGGTCACAAATGAAATAGAGGTCAACTGCCACAGTCCCATGGAAGAAGGAAAGTGTTCCGGCCAAGAGGAGGCCTGGTACTATGTCCGAGATCTCAACAGATGCTACTTCTTCGTCTACTCCGGCTGCGGCGGAAATGGAAACAG GTTCACCAGTAAAGACAACTGCGAGGCAGCGTGCATGAGTTTCCCCAAGTGTCCTGATATCGACTGCCCCAAATCTTGCACCAAGGCTAAGGATGCTGAGGGATGCGATGTTTGCGCATGCACCAAAG ATGAAGCTGATGTTGTCTGCACCTACAAGGCCAACGGCGGGTTCTGTCGGGCGTTACAGCACCAATGGGCGTGGGATGCCGAGCAGAAGAAATGCGACCGCTTCGTTTATGGTGGGTGTGGAGGGAACGAGAACAACTTCAAAACAGAGGAAGCCTGCAACAAGATCTGCAACAGATTATTGTGA